Genomic segment of bacterium:
ATGTCCTCCACCACCTTCTCCAGGATCGTCTGCAGGCGGCGCGCGCCAATGTTCTCCACCGAGCCGTTCACCGCGACGGCCGCGTCGGCGATGGCGTCCACCGCATCATCGGTGAAGGCGAGCGTGACGCCTTCGGTGGCGAGGAGGGCCTGGTACTGCTTCAGGAGCGAGCCCTCGGGCTCGCGCAGGATCCGGACCAGGTCGGGGTAGCGCAGGGGATCCAGCTCGACGCGGATGGGGAAGCGCCCCTGCAGCTCCGGGATCAGGTCGCTGGGCTTGCTGAGGTGGAACGCACCCGAGGCGATGAAGAGGATGTGGTCGGTCTTGACCATGCCGTACTTGGTGCTGACGGTCGAGCCTTCCACGATGGGCAGGATGTCCCGCTGCACGCCCTCGCGCGAGACGTCCGGACCTTGACCCCCGCCTTCCCGGCCCGCGATCTTGTCGATCTCGTCCAAAAAGACGATCCCGTTCTGCTCCACCAGGTTGACGGCCTTCTTGATGACGTTCTCCATGTCGATCAGGCGCGAGGTCTCCTCCTGCGTCAGGAGCTTGACGGCCTCCGTCACCTTCACCTTCCTCTTCTTTTTCTGCTTGGGCATGAGGTTGCCGAACATCTCCTTCAGGTTGAAGCCCATGTCCTCCAGGCCTCCGGAGGTGATGACCTCGACCATGGGCATGGCCTGGGCCGTGATCTCCAGTTCGATCGCCTTGTCATCCAGCTTTCCAGCCCGGAGGAGATCCTTCAGCTTCTGGCGGTTGGCGTCGTGTGAGGGGCTCGCGTCGCCCCCTGCGCCAGATGGGGCCTCTCCCTCAAGGCCCAAAAGGCTTTCGATCGGGGATCGGCGACGGTCGGAAGTCCCCATCAGAATGTCGAGGAGACGCTCCTCGGCCAGCTCCTGGGCCCGGAGCTGGACGCGGCGCTGTTCTTCCTCCCGCATCATCTTGACGGCGAGTTCGGTCAACTCGCGGATCATGCTCTCCACGTCCTTGCCGACGTAGCCGACCTCCGTGAACTTCGAGGCCTCCACCTTGATGAAGGGGGCGTTGGCGAGCTTGGCAAGACGCCGGGCGATCTCCGTCTTGCCCACCCCCGTGGGCCCGATCATGATGATGTTTTTCGGGGCGATTTCTTCCCGGAGCTCTTCGGGGACTTGAAGGCGCCGCCAGCGGTTGCGAAGGGCGAGCGCGACGGCCCGCTTGGCGTCCTTTTGGCCGATGATAAATTTGTCCAATTCGGAAACGGTCTCCCGGGGCGTAAAGGTTTTCATGCTATTTCAATTCCTGAATCGTCAGGTTGTCGTTCGTGAAGACGCAGATCTCCGCGGCGATGTGCAGCGACTTCTCCGCGACCTCCCTGGCGGAGAGCTTCGTCTCGCGGAGAAGGGCGCGGGCGGCGGCGAGCGCGAAGGGGCCTCCGGACCCGATCGCCGCGATCCCGTCGTCCGGCTCGATCACGTCGCCGTTGCCGGACACGGTGAGGATCTTCTCCTTGTCGCCGACGATCAACAGCGCCTCCAACCGCCGGAGCATGCGGTCGGTCCGCCAGTCCTTGGCCATCTCGACGGCGGCGCGGACGAGATTTCCGTTGTACTGGTCGAGCTTGGCCTCGAATTTTTCGAAGAGCGTCAGGGCGTCCGCGGTCGAGCCCGCGAAGCCCGCCAGGACCTTGCCGTCCCGCATCGTGCGGATCTTGGAGGCCTTGCTCTTCATGACGGTATTGCCGAAGCTCACCTGCCCGTCCCCGGCGAAGGCGACTTTCCCGTCGCGCAAGACCGCCAAGATCGTTGTGGAACGGATCCGCTCAGGCCTTGGGGTGCGCCTTGTCATAAACCTCCATCAAATGTTGCAGGCTGACCTGCGTGTATTTCTGAGTCGTCGAGAGGTTGCTATGCCCCAAGAGCTCCTGAATTCCCCTCAAGTCCGCGCCGGCCTCCAAAAGGTGCGTCGCGTAGCTGTGACGCAGGGTGTGCGGCGTCGTGCGTTTGACGATGCCTGCCTTGAGGGCGTTTTTCTTGACGATTCTCTGAATCGTCCTGTCGGTCAAGCCGAATAAGGTTCCTTCGGCGGCCCCCCTCTCCCTCATGAAGTGCCGTAAGGCCTCCCGGGCCTTGGCCCCCAGCGGGACCAATCTCTCCTTGTTTCCCTTCCCGCGGACCTTCACCCAGCCGTCGTCCAGATTCACGCTGGACGCCCTCAGACCGGTCAACTCCCCCACGCGGATGCCGGTCCCGTAGAGCAGCTCCAGAACGGCTCTGTCCCGAACTTCTCCGGAATCCATCAGACGCCCCGCCTCTTCCTGGACCAGAAATCTCGGAAGTTTCTTGGGCAACTTCGGCAGGGTCAGTCCCTCCGCGGGCGAGGCCCCGATCACGCCTTGGCGCATCAGGTACCGGTAGAACGCCCGGACCGACGATAGCCTCCGCGCGATGGAGGCCGCCTGAAGGCCGCCGAAAAGGGAGGCGACGTAGCTCCGGAGCGCCTTCGATTCGACGGAGGCCCAGTCCTTCCCATCCAGGAACGCCTTGAGATGATCCAAATCCGCCAGGTAGTTCTTGAGCGTGTGGCGCGAATAGCCCTTCTCGAACTTGAGGTAGTCGGCGAACGCCTGGATCAAATCGGTCTTCAATTCTGGGTTCTCGTGTAGTCGCAATTCTCGCGCGGGCACTTGACCGTCGTCGCCGCCTTCGTGGACTTGGCGACGAGCGTCGGCGACCCGCACTGAGGGCACGCTTCCTTCAGGGGCTTGTCCCAAGTCGCAAAGGTGCACTTGGGATACTGGCTGCATCCGTAAAAGGTGCGCCCCTTCTTGGTGCGCCGCTCGGCCAGGGCCCCGCCGCAGCTGGGACACGTGATGCCCGTTGAGATCGCGCGCGTCGTCTTGCACTCCGGATACTTCGAACAGGCGAGGAACTTGCCGAAACGCCCCGACTTGATCACCATCTGGCTCCCGCAGGTCGAGCAGAGCTCGCCCGTGACCTCCAGTTTCATGAGTTTGAGCTTGCCGTCCTCCTGCCTCTCGAACTCCCGGGTGTACTTGCATTCCGGGTAGTTCGTGCAGGCGAGGAACTCGCCGCGGCGCCCCCACTTGATGACCATGGGGCTGTTGCATCTCTCGCAGGAGAGATCCGTCGCGATTTCCTGCCGCTTGATGTCGCGCATGTGCGTCTTGGCCTTCTCCAGGGCGGCTTGGAAGGGTTTGTAAAAATCCTTCACGGCCTCGGTGCAGGTTTGCTTGCCTTCCTCCACCTCGTCGAGCTCGGTCTCCATCTTGGCCGTGAATTCCACGTTGAAAATATCCGGAAAACTCTCGATGAGGACGTCGTTGACGATGAAACCCAGGTCCGTCGGCGAATAGACCCTTTGCTCCTTCTTGACGTACTCCTTGTCCACGAGGGTCGAGAGGATCGTCGCGTAGGTCGACGGCCTCCCGATGCCCAGTTCCTCCAGCTCCCGGATGAGTGAGGCGTCGTTGAACTTGGGCGGCGGCTCCGTGAAATGCTGCTCGGGCCGGGTCTCCAACACCTTAAGCGTTTCGCCCTCCTTCAATAGAGGCAGGAGTTTCGACGCCTTCTCGGCCTCGTCGGCCTCCTCCTCCTCTTTCTCCTTCTTTTCCGCCACGAAGGCCGCCTCGTAGAGGCTCAGGAATCCGGCGAACTTCATCTGGGCCCCGTTGGCCCGGTAACCGTACGGGCCCGCGCTGATGTCGAACGTGGTCTGGTCGAAGACGGCGGGCGTCATCTGGCAGGCCACGAAGCGCTTCCAGATCAGCTCGTAAAGTTTGAAAAGGTCCTCCTCCAGATGGGACCTGACCGACTCGGGCGTGCGCATCACGGAGGTCGGGCGGATCGCCTCGTGCGCGTCCTGCGCGGATTTCTTGTTCTTATAAACGAGTGGCTTTTCCGGAAGGTAATCCTTGCCCACTTTCTCTTCGATGAATTGCCGGACCTCCGTGAGCGCCTCGTCGGAGACGCGGGTCGAGTCGGTCCGCATGTAGGTGATGAGGCCGACCGGGTCCCCTTCCCCCACGTCCACGCCCTCGTAGAGCTGCTGGGCGAGCATCATCGTGCGCGCGGCCGAAAAACCCAGCTTTTGCGAGGCGTCCTGCTGGAGGCGGCTCGTGATGAAGGGCGGATAGGGATTTCTCTTCCTTTCCTTGCGGACGATCGACCGAAGGACGTGGGGGGCGGATTTGATCTCTGCAAGGACTCTCGAGGACTCCGTTCCGTTCGCAATCCGGAATTTTTTCCCCTCGAACGAGACGAGCTTTGCCGTGAACGACGGCGGCAGGCTTCCTTCCAGCACGGCCTCGATCGTCCAGTATTCTTCAGGATTGAACGCCTTGATCGCCCTCTCCCGCTCGCAAATCAGCCGAAGGGCGACCGTCTGCACGCGTCCCGCCGAGAGCCCGCGGCGGACCTTGTCCCAGAGGAGGGGACTCACCTGGTACCCCACGAGCCTGTCCAAGATGCGGCGCGCCTGCTGGGCCTCGTAAAGATTCTTGTTGAGGTCGATGGGATTGGCGATGGCCTCCAGCACGGCCTTCTTGGTGATCTCGTTGAAGAGGACGCGGTGGAGGGGTTTTTTGACCGCCTTGGTCTTGCCCTTCTCTCCGGCCTTCTCCTTCTCCCCCTTGTAGATCTCCTCGGCCACGTGCCACGCGATGGCCTCTCCCTCGCGGTCGGGGTCGAGGGCGAGATAGACCTGGTCGGCCGCCGAGGCCGCCTTGCGGAGCTCCTCGATGACCTTCTTTTTCGCGGCAATGACCTCGTAAGTGGGCTCAAAGCCCTTCTTGACGTCGACGCCCAGCTTGGACTTGGGCAGATCCTTCACGTGGCCGACGGAGGCCTTGACCTTGTAATTCTTGCCCAAATATTTTTCGATCGTCTTGGCCTTTGCGGGCGATTCGACGATCACAAGCGACTTGACCATTTTTTCTCCTCAGCGCCCCGCGTCTTCCCAGAGGCCGCCGGGTAATGCCCTAATCCTACCACGAATTTCAAGATCGACCAGCAAACCGCTCAGTTTTTCGACGGCGATGCCCGAGGACGCGATCAAGTCGTCCACGTGCCGGGGACCCGAATTGAGAAGCCTCAGGACGGCGCCGGCATCGCCGGTTTCGGCGGCGGCTTGAGGACGCTCCGGCAACGGAAGCTGGACACCCGCGCCCAGTTCGTCAAGGACGTCCCTGACCGAGAGGACGAGTTTCGCGCCGTTTTGAATGAGCCGGTTCGTCCCTTCCGACTGCGGGGACGTGATGGGTCCGGGCACGGCGAAGACCTCGCGCCCGTGCTGCAGGGCGAAATCCGCCGTGATGAGCGATCCGCTTTTGACGCCCGCCTCGACGACCACGACGCCGCGCGAGAGCCCGCTGACGATCCGGTTGCGTTTTGGAAAGGTCCACGGGGCCGCCTGCGTGCCGGGAGGAAATTCCGTGACCACGACGCCTTCGGAGGCGATCCTCTCCTTGAGCGTCTTATTCTGCGCGGGCGACATCAGGTCGATGCCGCATCCCAGCACCGCGATCGTTCCGCCCCTCGCCGCGCCCCCCGCGCCTTCGGCATCGAGGGCCCCGCGGTGCGCAGCGGCGTCGATGCCGAAGGCCAGCCCGCTGACGACCGTCGCTCCGGCCTCCGACAAGGCGCGCGAGAGTTCATAGGCCGTTTTCTCCCCGTAGGCCGTGCATTCCCGGGCCCCGACGACGGCGACCGGAATCGACCGGTTCAGCAAATCAGAATCCCCCTGGACCCAGAGGCGCCGCGGGGGATCGTGGATGTGGCGGAGAAGATCGGGATACGCCCGATCCTCGAGTGAAATTTCAAAAACCATGGATTACGGCTTCTCGCCCGACTGGGCGGACGCCGGCTGAGGACCTCCCTCTTCTTCTTCGTCCACCCGTTCGCGCAGCTCCTTGCCCACCTTGAAGAAGGGAAGTTTCTTGGGTCTGACCTCGATGGATTGCCCCGTACGGGGATTGCGCCCGCGGTAGGAACCGTAGTCCTTGACGACGAAACTCCCAAATCCGCGGATCTCGATTCGGTCTCCGCCTTTCATGGCTTCCACCATGGAATCGAAGATCAAATCCACGACATCCTCGGCCTTCTTGCGCGTCATTTTTCCCTTCTCCGCAAGCGCCTCGACCAGTTCGGATTTGTTCATGGAAGCCCCCAGGGAATAAGCAACCGCAATACCTTAAAATCATTAGTAAAATAACAGCCCCCGCGCCGATGGTCAAGATGGAAGAAATACCGCCCCAAGAGCCGAACCTCTTGACTCCTCTCATTATTTACGGTTTTTTGATCCGGTTATCCGACGCCGACCGGGGCCCCCATAGCTCAATGGATAGAGTACGAGCCTCCGAAGCTTGGGATGCAGGTTCGATTCCTGCTGGGGGCACTTAACCGTGAGAAAGATTGACCTTTTCCTCTTCGACCTCGACGGCACGCTGATCGATTCCAAGAGGGACATCGCCGCCTCCGTCAATTTCACGATGGCCAAGCTCGGGCTCCCCCGGCTCCCGGACGACCTGATTTACAGCTTCGTGGGCCATGGAGTGACCCCCTTGATCCGGCAAACGGTCGAGGCGGCGGGAGGCTCCGCCGCTGGAGGATTCGACCAGGCGATGGCGATCTTCAAGGCGCATTACGACCAGCACCTCCTCGACACGACGGAGGCCTTCCCCGGCGTGAGGGAGGTCCTGAAGCATTTCCTCGGGAAGAAAAAGATCGTCCTCACCAACAAGTCGCAGGGGTTTTCCGACAAGATCCTGAAAGGACTGGCCCTCTCCCCCTCGTTTGACGGCGTCTTCGGAGGGGACACGGAATTTCCCAAGAAGCCGGCCCCGGACGTCGTCCATCATCTCTTGAAGACCTACGGCGTATCGCCCAAGCATGCGGTCATCGTCGGCGACAGCCGCGTCGACATGGAAACGGGAACGAACGCCGGGATCCTCCGGTGCGGGGTGACCTATGGATTCCGGCCGCGGGCCGAGCTCGAGGACGCGGGCTTCGATTATATGATCGAGCGGCCCGAGGAGCTCCTGTCCCTGTTCGATTAGGTGTTCAGTTCCGACCTTCGGTCAGGAGGGTCATCAGCCCTCCGATGAACGGCAGAAAGGGAGAACGCCCTTCGTCCTCCGACCGTGGCCAATTGACGCGGATCGCCGTCAAGAACCCCTCGGAGAACTCCTGCCAAGCGATCCTCATTTGATGCAGGTTTGAAGCGGCTTCCTGCCTGGACGTCCAGTAGCACGGGCCGTCGATGACCACATAATCCGGGCAAAAATCCGGCGAGCCGTCCAACAGGGATCGCCTCATGAGCCCCGCGGCCTCGTTGGCAAACCGTTTTCTGTCGAACCCGGGGTTTTGATACGCCAGGATGGCCCCATCGCCGATTTCGAACGGAGGGAGCCGCGCAGGGTCTTCCTCACAATGATGTTTGAAGGCCCATGTCTCGACTTGTCCCATCCGGCCGAGACCGATCAGGTCCATCGCCTCGATCATGAAGGCGCGCGCGAGGGCCTGGGCGGGCTGAGACTCCGTGAAATTGACGCGAATGTTCCGAACGCCCGAAAACGTCCCCAGATTCTGAGCCATGCTGTAGCCGTTGGACATGGCCATCAGCGGACGGATCAAGGCGGAATTGATCACGAGGAGAATATCGGCAGGATCCGAGGAATGTTGCCAAATCTTATCCTGCTAAAAGATGTTGATTAAGATATACACTGCCATCCCGACCGCGATCGCCGTCTTGGCGAAGATCGAGATCACGCGGGAGGTCAAGACGGCGACGGCGTGGCGGAGGGCGAGGGGGACCTTGCCGTCCTTGACGAGGGTAAAGACGAGGGCCCCGAGGAACGTCCCGATGAGGAGCCCCAGCACGGCGCCGATGAGAAAGACGGGAACCCCAATGATCGCCCCGGCGATCCCGCCCAGGATGGAGCAGACGATCGCTCCCGTGGGGACCTCCACCTTCTTGGGACCCAGCGCGCCTGTGACGAACTCGACGGCCTCTCCCAAGATCGCCAGCGCGATCAGCCAGGCGATCACGACCCAGTCGGACGAGGCCTGAAAGTCCCGCACGAGGGAATAGAGAAGGGCCGCCACGGCGATCAGCCAGGTGCCCGGCAGCGTGAAGAGGACCATGACGACGCCGCCCGTGATCAGCAGGCAAAGGACGACCTGGTAGGTGACCGAAAGGATTTGATGGACCATTATAGAGTGTGCCCCCGACAGGAATCGAACCTGTATCTAGGGCTTAGGAGTCCCTTGTTCTATCCATTGAACTACGGGGGCGAATTTTCAGTACTGTAACAGCGAAAAGATCTCGTGTCCCTTCAGTTTTTCGCGGCCGTTCAGGAGTCCCAGTTCGATCACGAAGGCGCATTCGATCACCTGGCCTCCCATCTTCTGGACCAGGTCGCAGGTCGCTTTGGCGGTCCCGCCGGTGGCCAGGACGTCGTCGATCACCAGCACGCGGCTGCCCTTGTGCAGGCCGTCCTGGTGGATCTCGATCCGGTCGGTGCCGTATTCGAGCGCGTATTCGATCGCCTCCGTCTTGTAAGGGAGCTTGCCCCTCTTCCGGA
This window contains:
- the hslU gene encoding ATP-dependent protease ATPase subunit HslU — its product is MKTFTPRETVSELDKFIIGQKDAKRAVALALRNRWRRLQVPEELREEIAPKNIIMIGPTGVGKTEIARRLAKLANAPFIKVEASKFTEVGYVGKDVESMIRELTELAVKMMREEEQRRVQLRAQELAEERLLDILMGTSDRRRSPIESLLGLEGEAPSGAGGDASPSHDANRQKLKDLLRAGKLDDKAIELEITAQAMPMVEVITSGGLEDMGFNLKEMFGNLMPKQKKKRKVKVTEAVKLLTQEETSRLIDMENVIKKAVNLVEQNGIVFLDEIDKIAGREGGGQGPDVSREGVQRDILPIVEGSTVSTKYGMVKTDHILFIASGAFHLSKPSDLIPELQGRFPIRVELDPLRYPDLVRILREPEGSLLKQYQALLATEGVTLAFTDDAVDAIADAAVAVNGSVENIGARRLQTILEKVVED
- the hslV gene encoding ATP-dependent protease subunit HslV; translation: MTRRTPRPERIRSTTILAVLRDGKVAFAGDGQVSFGNTVMKSKASKIRTMRDGKVLAGFAGSTADALTLFEKFEAKLDQYNGNLVRAAVEMAKDWRTDRMLRRLEALLIVGDKEKILTVSGNGDVIEPDDGIAAIGSGGPFALAAARALLRETKLSAREVAEKSLHIAAEICVFTNDNLTIQELK
- the xerA gene encoding site-specific tyrosine recombinase/integron integrase, which encodes MKTDLIQAFADYLKFEKGYSRHTLKNYLADLDHLKAFLDGKDWASVESKALRSYVASLFGGLQAASIARRLSSVRAFYRYLMRQGVIGASPAEGLTLPKLPKKLPRFLVQEEAGRLMDSGEVRDRAVLELLYGTGIRVGELTGLRASSVNLDDGWVKVRGKGNKERLVPLGAKAREALRHFMRERGAAEGTLFGLTDRTIQRIVKKNALKAGIVKRTTPHTLRHSYATHLLEAGADLRGIQELLGHSNLSTTQKYTQVSLQHLMEVYDKAHPKA
- the topA gene encoding type I DNA topoisomerase, with the translated sequence MVKSLVIVESPAKAKTIEKYLGKNYKVKASVGHVKDLPKSKLGVDVKKGFEPTYEVIAAKKKVIEELRKAASAADQVYLALDPDREGEAIAWHVAEEIYKGEKEKAGEKGKTKAVKKPLHRVLFNEITKKAVLEAIANPIDLNKNLYEAQQARRILDRLVGYQVSPLLWDKVRRGLSAGRVQTVALRLICERERAIKAFNPEEYWTIEAVLEGSLPPSFTAKLVSFEGKKFRIANGTESSRVLAEIKSAPHVLRSIVRKERKRNPYPPFITSRLQQDASQKLGFSAARTMMLAQQLYEGVDVGEGDPVGLITYMRTDSTRVSDEALTEVRQFIEEKVGKDYLPEKPLVYKNKKSAQDAHEAIRPTSVMRTPESVRSHLEEDLFKLYELIWKRFVACQMTPAVFDQTTFDISAGPYGYRANGAQMKFAGFLSLYEAAFVAEKKEKEEEEADEAEKASKLLPLLKEGETLKVLETRPEQHFTEPPPKFNDASLIRELEELGIGRPSTYATILSTLVDKEYVKKEQRVYSPTDLGFIVNDVLIESFPDIFNVEFTAKMETELDEVEEGKQTCTEAVKDFYKPFQAALEKAKTHMRDIKRQEIATDLSCERCNSPMVIKWGRRGEFLACTNYPECKYTREFERQEDGKLKLMKLEVTGELCSTCGSQMVIKSGRFGKFLACSKYPECKTTRAISTGITCPSCGGALAERRTKKGRTFYGCSQYPKCTFATWDKPLKEACPQCGSPTLVAKSTKAATTVKCPRENCDYTRTQN
- the dprA gene encoding DNA-processing protein DprA, with translation MVFEISLEDRAYPDLLRHIHDPPRRLWVQGDSDLLNRSIPVAVVGARECTAYGEKTAYELSRALSEAGATVVSGLAFGIDAAAHRGALDAEGAGGAARGGTIAVLGCGIDLMSPAQNKTLKERIASEGVVVTEFPPGTQAAPWTFPKRNRIVSGLSRGVVVVEAGVKSGSLITADFALQHGREVFAVPGPITSPQSEGTNRLIQNGAKLVLSVRDVLDELGAGVQLPLPERPQAAAETGDAGAVLRLLNSGPRHVDDLIASSGIAVEKLSGLLVDLEIRGRIRALPGGLWEDAGR
- a CDS encoding HU family DNA-binding protein; translation: MNKSELVEALAEKGKMTRKKAEDVVDLIFDSMVEAMKGGDRIEIRGFGSFVVKDYGSYRGRNPRTGQSIEVRPKKLPFFKVGKELRERVDEEEEGGPQPASAQSGEKP
- a CDS encoding HAD family hydrolase; amino-acid sequence: MRKIDLFLFDLDGTLIDSKRDIAASVNFTMAKLGLPRLPDDLIYSFVGHGVTPLIRQTVEAAGGSAAGGFDQAMAIFKAHYDQHLLDTTEAFPGVREVLKHFLGKKKIVLTNKSQGFSDKILKGLALSPSFDGVFGGDTEFPKKPAPDVVHHLLKTYGVSPKHAVIVGDSRVDMETGTNAGILRCGVTYGFRPRAELEDAGFDYMIERPEELLSLFD
- a CDS encoding DUF456 domain-containing protein codes for the protein MVHQILSVTYQVVLCLLITGGVVMVLFTLPGTWLIAVAALLYSLVRDFQASSDWVVIAWLIALAILGEAVEFVTGALGPKKVEVPTGAIVCSILGGIAGAIIGVPVFLIGAVLGLLIGTFLGALVFTLVKDGKVPLALRHAVAVLTSRVISIFAKTAIAVGMAVYILINIF
- a CDS encoding adenine phosphoribosyltransferase, with the protein product MERLRQRIRDVPDFPKPGIVFKDITPLLADVRSFQTVIDLFARRYAEKTVDAVVAVESRGFIFGAALAYRIDAGFVPVRKRGKLPYKTEAIEYALEYGTDRIEIHQDGLHKGSRVLVIDDVLATGGTAKATCDLVQKMGGQVIECAFVIELGLLNGREKLKGHEIFSLLQY